One window of Ciconia boyciana chromosome 10, ASM3463844v1, whole genome shotgun sequence genomic DNA carries:
- the CYBRD1 gene encoding plasma membrane ascorbate-dependent reductase CYBRD1 — translation MAGLAYLYGGSGNSCRPPVLSLATPPTSAATPCTKPAHATSRAPAPGGAGRAAGPAPWQATGGRSHALSKAQFWMRGRETLGQLVKTALKTKATPPREQALLRPPRDAGPAPGRAEGRGVPPRSRPAGRAALLRGGTARRSAAPGPGPTPPGRPPGPSFAALAAVHGARKMEDYGRFLALLVSALLVGFVSVIFSLVWVFHYREGLSWDGSPREFNWHPVLIITGFVFVQGIAIIVYRLPWTWKCSKLLMKFIHAGLNTIAMILAIVSMVAVFEFHNARNIPNMYSLHSWIGLTAVIFYSLQLFLGFAVFLLPFAPVPLRAALMPIHVYSGLTIFATVIATALMGITEKLIFSLKNPAYSASPPEATFVNCLGLLLVIFGALILWMASRPHWKRPPEENAKVLGPIGGTPEGTEAESTMADGSNADKSDLRISSEAARKQNLKLDEAGQRSTM, via the exons ATGGCTGGGTTGGCTTATCTTTATGGCGGGTCTGGAAACTCCTGTCGCCCACCAGTGCTCTCGCTCGCGACACCCCCAACCTCCGCTGCCACCCCGTGCACGAAACCCGCGCACGCCACCTCCCGCGCTCCAgcgccggggggagcggggagggcggcggggccggcgccctGGCAGGCGACAGGCGGACGCAGCCATGCCCTTTCTAAGGCGCAGTTCTGGATGCGAGGGCGAGAAACTCTCGGCCAGCTTGTAAAAACCGctttaaaaaccaaagcaaccCCTCCTCGTGAACAAGCGCTGCTGAGACCGCCGAGGGACGCCGGCCCGGCGCCGGGCAGGGCGGAGGGGCGCGGGgtgccgccccgctcccgccccgccgggcgggcAGCGTTGCTGCGGGGCGGCACCgcccgccgctccgccgccccgggcccgggcccgaccccgcccggccgcccgcccggcccctccTTCGCGGCGCTCGCTGCCGTGCACGGGGCTCGGAAGATGGAGGACTACGGGCGATTCTTGGCGCTGCTGGTCTCGGCGCTGCTGGTCGGCTTCGTGTCGGTCATCTTCTCCCTCGTCTGGGTCTTCCACTACCGCGAAGGGCTGAGCTGGGACGGGAGCCCGCGGGAGTTCAACTGGCACCCCGTCCTCATCATCACGGGCTTCGTCTTCGTCCAGGGCATCG ctATTATTGTGTACAGGTTGCCCTGGACTTGGAAGTGCAGCAAACTCCTAATGAAGTTCATACATGCTGGATTAAATACCATAGCTATGATTCTTGCAATCGTTTCTATGGTAGCCGTGTTTGAATTCCACAATGCCAGGAACATTCCTAACATGTACAGTCTGCACAGCTGGATTGGGCTGACTGCtgttatattttattctctCCAG cttttcttgggttttgctgtctttctgctcCCTTTTGCTCCAGTTCCTCTCCGAGCAGCTCTCATGCCAATACATGTTTATTCGGGTCTTACCATCTTTGCAACAGTGATTGCAACAGCTCTCATGGGAATCACAGAAAAGCTTATATTTTCatt gaaaaatcctGCATATAGTGCATCCCCACCAGAAGCAACTTTTGTCAACTGTCTTGGTCTTTTGCTTGTCATATTTGGTGCACTTATTTTGTGGATGGCAAGCAGGCCCCATTGGAAGCGCCCCCCAGAAGAGAATGCTAAAGTTCTAGGGCCCATTGGAGGGACTCCTGAAGGCACAGAAGCAGAATCCACAATGGCAGATGGTAGTAATGCAGATAAATCTGACCTGAGGATCAGTAGTGAAgcagccagaaaacaaaacctcaaactTGATGAAGCAGGCCAACGATCAACTATGTaa